Within the Phaseolus vulgaris cultivar G19833 chromosome 9, P. vulgaris v2.0, whole genome shotgun sequence genome, the region CACGCCCTTAGATTTGTCGTAATTTATAACACAAAACTTAAAAGGCATTTCCatatgtgtttttctttttttgtgtgtatttttTGTTGGAATTAGAGTTTCACTTCGTTAATCAGCattgatatttaataatagCTTGGTGAAACTTCAATTCTGATTGATAATGAACAATTGTGGGGCTGCATGCTTCTGGGTTTTGAGTTGTCCATAATGACGGAATCCTGTAAATGGATATTTCAATTATGGTTTCGGATTCTGTGATGATAATGTTCACTAATTGTAAACGGCAATGCTTGTTTGATGaggatttgaattttatttttgactTGGTGCGTGTGTATGTTTTGGTGTTGTTTTGGCTTCTGTTGTTTGTAGGTGTTGAAGGCGTTCCATTTTCCGGTAACTGTGACTCTTGTTCAATTTGCCGTTGGGACCGCGCTCGTGTCGTTTATGTGGGGTTTGAATCTCTACAAGAGGCCGAAGCTCAGTGGTGCTATGGTATGTTGGTCTCTCCTGTGTTGAATTTGTGTGTTTATTTTGTTGTGTTTTGTGTTGCTAAGGTCGATTATTTGTGGCAGCTTGTAGCAATTTTGCCGCTAGCTGTGGTGCATACTTTGGGGAATCTTTTCACTAATATGAGTCTTGGGAAGGTGGCTGTGTCTTTCACTCACACAATCAAGGCCATGGAACCTTTCTTTTCAGTGATCCTTTCTGCCATGTTCCTTGGAGAGGTTAGATATGTAGTTCAAACTGTCTTGCTTAACGGGATTAATCTGAAGTAATTTTTACTATGATTGTTAGCGGCTTGTGCTGTGGTTTGAATTGTCTTTTTTGTTCATGAAATTGACGATAATTATCATGTTGGTATATTTTTCACGAGGAATGAAAAATTCTAGTGTCACTTTCTAACACATTCTTtactattaattaaaatttatgaaaaatgacAAATTTTTGTATCATCTATGATGATTTTTGTAGTtctgaataaattttaataacagGATATTGAGCGGTAGAGAGAGTGTGTTGCTAATACTCCTCTTCTCATAAAGTTGTTTGTGAATTGTTATGTATTCTAAGCCTTTCctttaaaggaaaaatagaaatatttggTACATTGGGAATTAATTTTCTTCCATATTATTCTTTGTTTCTCTATCTCTTACAGTTTCCTACACCGTGGGTGGTTGGTTCCCTTGTGCCTATTGTTGGTGGAGTTGCACTGGCGTCTGTTACTGAGGCCTCTTTCAATTGGTAAGATGTCTGCTTCTTACCTTGTTCCTTCCAGAAAAAGAAGACAACTTAGTTGGTGGGATTTGAAAAGGGAAGTTTTGGTCATGCAAATTGTAATATGTTTTGGTGGAATGGTGTACAGGGCCGGTTTTTGGAGTGCAATGGCCTCCAATGTGACAAATCAATCCCGTAATGTTCTTAGCAAAAAGGCCATGGTTAACAAAGAGGTAATATGATCTGTGACCACTTCCAAATGTGGACATATTTCATTGTTTATATCCATCTTTGCACTTCAGAGGGTATTTTAACAGGAAATAACGATGAATTTTTTCTTCTCAGGATTCTTTGGACAATATTACTCTCTTCTCTATAATAACAGTAATGTCCTTCTTCTTGTTAGCACCAGTGGCTGTCTTCATGGAGGGTGTCAAATTTACCCCTGCTTACTTGCAATCTGCTGTGAGTAACTTGATGGTTAAAATAGATACTATTGTCGTTATCATTGCTgcaatcaaaatatataattgtgTTGAATTTGCTAGTATTGATGCACCTTTCTTGACAGGGGGTAAATGTTAGACAACTTTACATCAGATCTCTTCTTGCTGCACTCTGTTTCCATGCGTATCAACAAGTAAGCTTTGCTTTTCTATGAATTATGGTGGACCTTTATATGTTTTTACTTTTTGGGGATGCTTTGAAGTTGCAAGTTTGCAACTTGCTAGCATCTGGAAAGGGAGGGGGGGTAGCTGGTCTGGTGGAGATTGAACCCTCCAGCATCAACTTCTGTTCACTAGTGTTTTTTATGTGGTTCCCAAGCATTTTTATCTTTTGACTGCaagattaaatataattaaccaTTCCTTATTGGGAAACAGTAAATTGTCTGATGTGAAATGCTTAACGTAGTACTAATAGAGTCAACTCTCTGGTGGTATTTCTCTCATGGTACTTAGACGACCAAGAATATTTTAGAGAAGTTAAGCGACATACAACTATTATGCTTCGAGATATATTATGTGTTTGTATCCTGTTATCTccgtgcaaatgggtatttacTTATCGGGCTGTTAACTATTTCAATTGAATTAGAAAGATGACTTGTTTTATCTGAAGACTTGGGTGcttaagaaataaatattttttctttctataaatAAAAAGCCAAGTTATAATTTAGGATTCTAGTCGTTGCTTCTTGCTTGCTATGCCCTAGATAAGGTCTTGCTTGCCCTATAACTGTTTACATGGCTCCGTTCTGTAATAGTTAAATGGTGTTGTATTCTGGAATGATATACTGATGTTTTTCTGTGAATTTGCAGGTGTCTTATATGATATTACAAAGGGTATCACCAGTTACCCATTCTGTGGGCAATTGTGTGAAGCGGGTTGTGGTCATTGTGAGCTCTGTCATTTTCTTCCAAACACCTGTCTCACCCGTGAATGCTTTTGGTAAAGTTGCTTCTTTCTGGTTTGAACAGGAAAACATTTGAAGATATTTGTTCTGAAAATTTCTTAAATATTCAATATCTCTCTATTCACCCCGTTgctaagatttttattttatttttctacagGAACTGCCATAGCTCTTGCTGGCGTGTTCCTCTATTCAAGGGTGAAGCGAATTAAGTCAAAGCCAAAAGCAACTTAATTTTCAATGGTGAAATTTTGTTAGTTGCATCACGAAAAGCCAAATAGCTGCAACCAGCAATTCTAATTTCTTTGTAGGGGCGACATAGAGAATATGAGGATTACCTTTATTTACCCTCGCTTGTGCCATTTTTATCTTGTGGATTTCATTATTTATGTCTGAGTAAACTACCTATTGGTTTTGctccatgaaaaaaaaatattttggtcaAATACCACGGCAAGTTGTGATTTTAATGAATGATTTTCGTATGTATAGccataaatattttgaatgtcTGCAAGTTTTGATTGGGAAATGGGCCCTGTTAAGTGTCAGCAATATTACGTACTGAGTATTCTTTTTCTCAGATCCCTGTGCATTAAATTGTAAATGTAGTTGCATCTGAGTATAGTTGAAATTTGAGATGCAACCACCACAATATCTTTACAGTTCCGCATGaagtttttttgaaaataaaaaatgcaactATACATTcacaattcatttttttttctacacccattttataattttaatactattattttaattattgcaTCAGCAGTTATAATTTttctcaaaatataattttatcttgCTACATTTCTCGTTTCTCTTTCATTCTTCTTGTGTTGTGGATTGCGGTTTCAtgtggtgttttttttttttacctttccGAGGCTAGCAATGGTGTGGCTTGTGGTGGTGAGGGGAGTTGTGTTCGTTTGTGTCGTAGGTAGTGGTAATTAGGATggtggttgttgttgttgcaAGAATCGCTATGGGCAGTAGAATCCTTAAATCCCTTAGTTTGGCTAAAAGAAATGTAATTTGTGTTAATATACTCATGTGTATAGTTTGTATTGACACTCTGATCACTTGTATAATTTTAAtcttacaaaaaatatatagaaatatggaacttgtaatttaatttattttctagaGAAAATGCTTTGTGTCATACTGTTGAAAAAAGTTGTCTGTGGTCACTTGCATGgtaaattaacttttattttctattttttcattCGTCAGGGTTGTTATAATGTTGTTTATGATTTTGTGGTAGTGTTAGAAAACCTAGAACAAGTGGAGTTACAttctattttttgttgttgttttacATTATTGGTTTTTATGCAATAAGATTAAAAATATGCAACAAGGGGTACATATATTCCCAAGCATTTGGTCTTTCAACTTTGTATATTTTCCAAGTCTTTTTACAGACGAAGACTAAAAACATTGTAGTAAGTCATTGCCACTACAAAGAACATAGACATCAATTACTACTCGAATGCTCCCTTCTCTTGTAGAAGAAGTGTCTAAATTCTATAAGTCCAAGACTCTTCTATGTATACTAAATAAGAATAATTAAGAGACTTTTGTTTGCTATATTATTTAGGATCtgcattatataaattttttaaatgcccaaattatttttgaaatttgatttaaaacaaaGGAGTGTGAGGGGGTTGGTTTTTGCTTTCTGGAAGTGCAAGTCCAAAAGTGATTTTTGTAATGGAAAAGTATTTTTGGAAAGAGTACGAATTTCGGTATACGAATTTAAGAAGACGAAATTTGGCACCAGTTTCAAATAAGCATACGGATACCAAAATCCAGGAAATTTTCGCACATCAAAATGCAGAAAGGTATTACGAAAATCATATTCTAAAATGTAATTTGCAATCAGTTTCAAATAAGTTTATGGATATCAAAATTTGGGAATTTTCCGTACATCAAAAtctggaagaaaaaaaaaacacacatcaCCTTTCTTCTCCCCGTCTGAGAGAATACACCGGAGAACCACTGAAAAACAACTTGCAAATGCTCCGATGAACCACCACCAATACTATGGACTCCCACAAAGCACTTAAAGCATCCAAAATTTGCACCTCACAACTGTCGGAATAGTGTTCTTCAATGCAGAGAGGAAAAGTGCAAACTTATGAGTTACTTATGTCATTTTACTTCTATGATA harbors:
- the LOC137823181 gene encoding phosphoenolpyruvate/phosphate translocator 1, chloroplastic-like, with protein sequence MQSAAFTLSPSLSLPLRNHSLNSSRPSLPLRLFAKHTEGVNSNVASSTSFLRRSWTLSPSPSSSFKFRPLPPSPPRAAENAVPDSAPAENSQLLKTLQLGALFGLWYLFNIYFNIYNKQVLKAFHFPVTVTLVQFAVGTALVSFMWGLNLYKRPKLSGAMLVAILPLAVVHTLGNLFTNMSLGKVAVSFTHTIKAMEPFFSVILSAMFLGEFPTPWVVGSLVPIVGGVALASVTEASFNWAGFWSAMASNVTNQSRNVLSKKAMVNKEDSLDNITLFSIITVMSFFLLAPVAVFMEGVKFTPAYLQSAGVNVRQLYIRSLLAALCFHAYQQVSYMILQRVSPVTHSVGNCVKRVVVIVSSVIFFQTPVSPVNAFGTAIALAGVFLYSRVKRIKSKPKAT